One Salvia miltiorrhiza cultivar Shanhuang (shh) unplaced genomic scaffold, IMPLAD_Smil_shh fragScaff_scaffold_39, whole genome shotgun sequence DNA window includes the following coding sequences:
- the LOC131002940 gene encoding uncharacterized protein LOC131002940 — protein MTTRAKSSQLLSEGYKSCKAVGARTTTSDNDAKDVPSTCHEGKDNLTLPSPSLINSMSVIVEGTDLFSQVLHVLTMGIDDPCKNLAKDFDTVAGESVTGKTGIPSTQGINLSELTPPGFTTFNNPASGPTGTTPATTQSLIGTSAPGGTVPTSTQRLLNVTVTEQMLAMLNYATIRQLAGMQPSPIIPTGLGEAEPVTHRKTTTAPAQDKDRELPNISHPVTRKEMGNTGEGQGKNKRKFVTNSVQIEDVGDSTSGTTPQRSRGTQRENTRLKERVSFLKSQLKSLETELREHPQETVRNEVSDEEAYSSEEQEEELRREIPHKRRAMGTSGGRRRNAPHRQFQENGKDRYIFDGCQTRTTGITKGVRGQVQHGRVDYRDLNAACPKDCYPLPRIDQLVDATSGCELLSMMDAYQGYHQVKMHPDDVTKTAFAVCTGVFGWESMPFGLKNAGATYQRMMDKIFRTQLRRNISVYVDDMLVRSIKASSHVADLEETFSVVRKNKLMLNPAKCTFGVQSGKFLGYRVTPEGIEVNNDKVKAILNMTSPRNVKEIQTLNGRITALSRFISRSAERSLPFFKVLRKGSRFEWSGECQKAFEDLKAYLTKLPVLTKPSPGEPLYLYISVGVESLSSVLVREEDRQQKPIYFVSKVIQGAELCYTEVEKTAYTIMITARKLRPYFLSHKVIVRTIIPFRQILGRPDLAGKMVKWAIELGEYEVEFEPRTAIRAQALADFIQEATRWPMRGPWVAQVDGSVTKEGCGVGIYITSPEGEIYQFAIKFEDKLSNNEAEYEAVLRTAHIFRELRADNVVIKTDSQLVAQQLNGGYEIKEERMKQYFNKVQEIGMKFEKLEIQQVPREENQRADLLARMASAVEQTWRGDITLVFEPKREMAAQVCNIETKDDWRTPIIYYLKNGKRMKEDTSRYAKYENYCIIGDQLYKRSFTHPFLKCLAPEEAQFALKEIHQGCCGNHGGHRDLTKKIIRAGFYWPGISKESKAFVQKCEACQKHAPKINIPGEEMGIMHAAHPFDKWGIDIVVAVDYFSKWIEAEAVTKIDDNTVEKFIWKNICCRYGVPRILVSDNGTQFTSKKIEDFCSRMDITQKFVSVAHPQANGQVELANRTICEGIKKRLERSRGRWVEELDTVLWALRTSPKTATGEAPFTLVYGSNAVVPAEVRLESHRITTYDTAQNEELRRLDLDLIELQREEAQVRAAKYKSIIKAGYDKKVKPRRLGKEDLVLKRADALKPVGKFEANWEGPFVITEVLGGGAYHLADQGGRPLTRPWNISNLKKFYV, from the exons ATGACGACACGAGCGAAGAGCTCCCAACTACTTTCTGAAGGATACAAAAGCTGCAAGGCCGTTGGAGCAAGGACAACCACTAGTGACAACGACGCCAAGGACGTACCGAGCACGTGCCATGAAGGAAAAGACAATCTTACCCTCCCCTCTCcatctcttataaatagcatGTCTGTAATAGTAGAAGGGACCGATCTTTTCTCTCAAGTTTTACAT GTACTCACCATGGGAATTGATGATCCTTGTAAGAATCTGGCTAAGGATTTTGACACAGTCGCGGGAGAGTCAGTAACCGGGAAGACTGGGATCCCTTCGACCCAAGGGATTAACTTGTCTGAACTCACACCACCaggtttcaccactttcaacaaCCCCGCCTCGGGGCCTACTGGGACTACTCCGGCAACAACACAGTCTCTGATCGGAACTTCAGCACCAGGGGGTACAGTGCCTACTTCCACACAACGGCTCCTCAATGTCACGGTCACTGAACAAATGCTAGCAATGCTCAACTATGCCACAATCCGGCAACTGGCAGGGATGCAGCCCTCTCCCATTATCCCGACAGGATTGGGAGAAGCCGAGCCCGTAACACACAGGAAAACCACCACAGCACCAGCCCAGGACAAGGACCGCGAATTACCTAACATATCACACCCGGTCACGCGAAAGGAAATGGGAAATACCGGGGAAGGACAAGGGAAGAACAAGAGGAAGTTTGTCACTAACAGTGTCCAAATCGAGGATGTAGGCGACTCTACAAGTGGCACTACTCCACAGCGCAGTCGGGGCACCCAAAGGGAGAACACCAGACTCAAAGAGAGAGTATCATTCCTTAAAAGTCAGCTGAAGAGCCTAGAAACGGAACTGAGAGAGCATCCCCAAGAGACCGTAAGAAACGAAGTCTCCGACGAGGAAGCATATTCATCGGAGGAACAGGAGGAAGAGCTTCGAAGGGAAATTCCACACAAGCGCAGGGCCATGGGCACATCTGGGGGAAGAAGGAGGAATGCACCTCACCGACAG TTCCAAGAGAATGGGAAAGACCGCTATATCTTTGATGGATGTCAAACAAGAACCACAGGAATCACTAAGGGAGTACGTGGCCAGGTTCAACATGGCCGTGTGGACTACAGAGACCTCAACGCAGCTTGCCCTAAGGACTGTTACCCGCTCCCTCGAATAGATCAACTGGTGGATGCTACTTCAGGGTGTGAACTCTTGTCCATGATGGACGCATACCAAGgatatcatcaggtaaagatgcATCCGGATGATGTAACCAAAACCGCCTTCGCAGTGTGCACAGGAGTCTTCGGGTGGGAAAGCATGCCCTTCGGCCTTAAGAATGCAGGGGCCACATACCAGCGTATGATGGACAAAATTTTTAGAACACAGCTGAGGAGAAATATCTCGGTATATGTCGATGACATGTTGGTGCGCAGCATTAAGGCCAGCTCCCACGTGGCCGATCTGGAGGAAACCTTCTCAGTAGTCCGCAAGAACAAACTCATGCTCAATCCCGCTAAGTGCACCTTCGGGGTGCAGTCAGGAAAGTTCTTGGGTTACAGGGTAACACCGGAAGGGATCGAAGTCAATAATGACAAGGTTAAAGCTATTCTGAACATGACCTCACCCAGGAATGTCAAAGAAATCCAAACACTCAATGGGCGAATTACCGCGTTGAGCCGGTTCATTTCACGCTCAGCTGAGCGAAGTCTCCCGTTCTTCAAGGTTCTACGGAAAGGAAGTCGGTTTGAATGGAGTGGTGAGTGCCAAAAAGCCTTCGAAGACCTAAAAGCTTACCTGACCAAACTACCAGTATTGACAAAACCCTCTCCAGGGGAACCATTATACTTATACATCTCCGTGGGAGTTGAATCTCTGAGCTCAGTGCTGGTCCGGGAGGAGGATCGGCAACAAAAACCCATATACTTTGTAAGCAAGGTCATCCAAGGTGCGGAGCTGTGCTACACCGAAGTCGAGAAGACCGCATACACGATCATGATCACGGCCAGAAAGTTAAGGCCATACTTCTTATCACACAAGGTCATTGTGAGGACAATAATACCATTCAGACAAATCCTGGGACGACCCGATCTGGCGGGAAAGATGGTGAAATGGGCTATAGAACTGGGGGAGTATGAGGTCGAGTTCGAGCCGCGCACTGCCATCAGAGCACAGGCACTAGCGGACTTTATTCAAGAGGCAACACGGTGGCCTATGAGGGGACCATGGGTAGCGCAGGTCGATGGATCGGTCACCAAAGAAGGGTGTGGGGTGGGAATCTACATCACCTCGCCTGAAGGGGAAATCTATCAATTTGCTATCAAGTTCGAGGATAAGCTATCTAATAACGAAGCTGAATATGAGGCAGTGTTGAGAACAGCCCACATATTCCGGGAGCTCAGAGCCGACAATGTGGTGATCAAAACCGACTCTCAATTGGTGGCACAACAGTTGAATGGAGGCTACGagataaaagaagaaagaatgaAGCAGTACTTTAACAAGGTCCAAGAGATAGGGATGAAGTTTGAGAAACTCGAAATACAGCAAGTGCCGAGAGAGGAAAATCAGCGAGCGGACCTCCTGGCTAGAATGGCCAGCGCAGTCGAACAAACCTGGAGGGGGGACATTACCTTGGTATTCGAACCTAAGAGAGAAATGGCTGCGCAAGTGTGCAACATCGAAACTAAGGATGACTGGAGAACGCCCATCATATACTATCTGAAAAATGGTAAACGGATGAAAGAGGATACTTCGAGATATGCCAAATACGAGAATTACTGCATCATTGGCGATCAGCTCTATAAGAGGTCCTTCACACACCCGTTTTTGAAATGCCTGGCCCCCGAAGAAGCACAATTTGCCTTAAAGGAGATCCATCAAGGGTGCTGCGGTAACCATGGTGGACATAGGGATTTGACAAAAAAGATAATCAGAGCAGGATTCTACTGGCCCGGAATTAGCAAAGAATCGAAGGCCTTCGTGCAAAAATGCGAGGCTTGTCAAAAACACGCCCCCAAAATCAATATACCAGGGGAAGAAATGGGGATCATGCATGCTGCGCATCCTTTCGACAAATGGGGAATCGACATTGTGG TTGCCGTAGACTACTTCTCTAAGTGGATCGAGGCGGAAGCTGTCACCAAAATCGATGATAACACAGTGGAAAAATTCATATGGAAGAACATCTGTTGTCGATATGGGGTGCCAAGAATTTTGGTTTCGGACAACGGAACCCAGTTCACGAGCAAGAAGATCGAAGATTTTTGTTCTCGGATGGACATCACACAGAAATTTGTGTCAGTAGCCCACCCTCAAGCCAACGGACAGGTAGAATTGGCAAATCGCACCATAtgtgaagggatcaagaagagaCTCGAACGAAGCAGGGGACGATGGGTTGAGGAGCTAGATACAGTGTTATGGGCACTTAGAACCAGCCCGAAAACCGCAACCGGAGAGGCTCCTTTCACTTTGGTATACGGGTCGAACGCTGTGGTGCCTGCTGAGGTAAGGCTAGAATCTCATCGGATTACTACCTATGACACTGCACAGAATGAGGAACTGCGCCGACTCGACTTGGATTTGATTGAGTTACAGAGAGAGGAAGCACAAGTGAGGGCGGCAAAATACAAAAGTATCATCAAAGCTGGTTACGACAAGAAGGTGAAGCCGCGCAGACTTGGGAAAGAAGACTTAGTACTCAAACGGGCAGACGCATTGAAGCCCGTAGGGAAATTTGAAGCCAACTGGGAAGGTCCTTTTGTTATCACGGAGGTCCTAGGGGGAGGAGCTTATCATCTAGCAGATCAAGGAGGGCGACCCCTGACCAGGCCATGGAACATAAGTAACCTTAAGAAATTCTACGTGTGA